Proteins co-encoded in one Cupriavidus metallidurans CH34 genomic window:
- a CDS encoding VOC family protein, whose product MEPAHPASPRDAWQFDHLNVSIGADHALRALFEGVMDMHPGYRPPFPFPGLWLYEGDQAMVHAVDDDSLSASSGEVRMGHIAFRSQARATDVIARLQAAGLRFRVAHVPADGTIQIFVPLPGGLVVELDVPGDPDIATSHQYSAERRAPDASDI is encoded by the coding sequence ATGGAACCCGCACATCCCGCCAGCCCGCGCGACGCCTGGCAGTTCGACCACCTCAACGTGTCGATCGGTGCCGATCATGCGTTGCGCGCCCTGTTCGAAGGCGTGATGGACATGCATCCCGGGTATCGGCCGCCGTTCCCTTTCCCGGGCTTGTGGCTCTATGAGGGCGACCAGGCCATGGTGCACGCGGTGGACGACGACTCGCTGTCGGCCAGCAGCGGCGAAGTCCGCATGGGCCATATCGCGTTCCGCAGCCAGGCCAGGGCGACAGACGTCATCGCCCGCCTGCAGGCAGCCGGCCTGCGTTTCCGGGTGGCCCATGTTCCCGCCGACGGCACCATCCAGATTTTTGTGCCACTGCCCGGCGGACTGGTGGTCGAGCTCGATGTGCCGGGCGATCCGGACATCGCCACCAGTCACCAGTACAGCGCCGAGCGGCGCGCGCCGGACGCTAGCGACATCTGA
- a CDS encoding rubredoxin → MYKKGTSVEIQFSPQRLNDAAGDPYWVDLTIDEAQALLAQLQAHLAQAASGTTAPLVFSLEGPPVRADIAPARTKANAEEEPAANAESEFKQWVCIICGWVYDEAAGLPEDGIAPGTRWEDIPADWRCPECDVGKEDFAMVEF, encoded by the coding sequence ATGTACAAGAAAGGCACTTCCGTCGAAATCCAGTTCTCTCCGCAACGGCTGAACGACGCCGCAGGCGATCCGTACTGGGTGGACCTGACCATCGACGAGGCCCAGGCTCTACTGGCGCAGCTTCAGGCACATCTGGCACAGGCCGCGTCGGGTACCACCGCGCCGCTGGTGTTCAGTCTCGAAGGGCCGCCCGTGCGGGCTGACATCGCGCCCGCCCGCACGAAGGCAAACGCCGAAGAAGAGCCTGCCGCAAACGCCGAGAGCGAATTCAAGCAGTGGGTCTGCATCATCTGCGGCTGGGTCTATGACGAAGCGGCCGGATTGCCCGAGGACGGCATCGCACCCGGCACGCGCTGGGAGGACATTCCTGCCGACTGGCGCTGCCCCGAGTGCGACGTCGGCAAGGAAGACTTTGCCATGGTGGAGTTCTAG
- a CDS encoding flavodoxin family protein yields the protein MAENLVIFYSRTGTTRQAAEMLGSRLGWRVVELRDAVSRAGWWGDLRCVLDNRLGRKVGYRYDGPPLDTCGSVVVMAPVWVEHLAAPMRSFLQDQSSYKGPLAAIAVMAARGGFRAAEEVATAMGRPPHPAMVLLQQQVTTGEAKADLDEFARILQRDPRAGDAAPRSAWLSPNEA from the coding sequence ATGGCTGAAAACCTCGTGATCTTTTACTCCCGCACCGGCACCACGCGACAAGCTGCCGAAATGCTCGGCTCGCGCCTGGGCTGGCGCGTAGTCGAACTGCGTGACGCGGTCAGCCGGGCGGGCTGGTGGGGAGATTTGCGTTGTGTCCTGGACAATCGGCTGGGCCGCAAGGTTGGCTATCGCTATGACGGTCCGCCGCTCGATACCTGCGGCAGCGTGGTGGTGATGGCGCCGGTCTGGGTGGAGCATCTGGCGGCGCCGATGCGGAGCTTCCTGCAGGACCAAAGCAGCTACAAGGGGCCGCTGGCGGCAATCGCGGTGATGGCCGCGCGCGGCGGATTCCGTGCGGCCGAAGAGGTGGCCACGGCGATGGGCCGTCCGCCGCATCCGGCCATGGTGCTGCTGCAACAGCAGGTGACCACCGGTGAGGCCAAGGCGGATCTCGACGAATTTGCTCGCATCCTGCAGCGCGACCCGCGCGCCGGAGACGCCGCGCCGCGCTCGGCGTGGCTGTCGCCGAACGAGGCATGA
- the nfsB gene encoding oxygen-insensitive NAD(P)H nitroreductase, whose product MKLSEMIATRHTVKAYEPGRAIPQDVIDELLAVLHKSPSSVNSQPWHFVVASTPEARARVARAASGGYSANAPRIENASHVIALAVRADMDNAHLNKLLEAEERDGRFTAEGAKAGQDKGRRYFVDLHRFAFRDVQQWMANQVYLALGSLLTGAAVLGVDATPMEGFDRNILDAELGLRERGYTSLVLVSLGYGSEQDFNADLPKSRLGKEEVFTFL is encoded by the coding sequence ATGAAGCTGTCGGAGATGATCGCCACCCGCCATACCGTGAAGGCGTATGAGCCGGGCCGCGCCATTCCGCAAGACGTCATCGACGAACTGCTGGCCGTGCTGCACAAGAGCCCGTCATCCGTGAATTCGCAACCGTGGCACTTCGTGGTGGCGTCCACGCCGGAGGCCCGGGCACGCGTGGCGCGTGCCGCCAGCGGTGGCTACAGCGCCAACGCGCCGAGGATCGAGAATGCCTCGCATGTGATCGCGCTGGCCGTGCGCGCCGACATGGACAACGCCCACCTGAACAAGCTGCTGGAAGCCGAGGAGCGTGATGGCCGCTTTACCGCGGAAGGCGCGAAGGCGGGGCAGGACAAGGGACGTCGATATTTCGTCGACCTGCACCGCTTCGCGTTTCGCGACGTGCAGCAATGGATGGCGAATCAGGTCTACCTGGCGCTCGGCAGCCTGCTGACGGGCGCCGCGGTACTTGGCGTGGATGCCACGCCGATGGAAGGCTTCGACCGCAACATCCTCGATGCGGAACTCGGCCTGCGCGAGCGTGGCTATACCAGTCTCGTGCTGGTGTCGCTCGGCTACGGCAGCGAGCAGGACTTCAACGCCGACCTCCCCAAGTCGCGGCTCGGCAAGGAAGAGGTCTTCACGTTCCTGTGA
- a CDS encoding LysR family transcriptional regulator gives MELQDIDLNLLVVFNELLRQRKMSAVARTLGISQPAVSNALNRLRKLLDDDLFLRTSKGMIPTQLAGTLAGPITEALDVIHHSLNARATFDPLTSTRAFTVAMTDIGEIYLLPGLMERLGKLAPGVKISTVCIHGDSLKGAMESGCIDLAIGFLPGLTAGFFQRRLLSQQYVCIFRKGHPLGRRDMTLEAFAMADRVSISAEGTGHTRVDAAIQQAGVTRRSRLSVPHFAALGHILQSTDLIAVVPQAYAERALVLFNLVSAPCPVKISEISVNVFWHATRHREVGNQWLRNVISDRFAVCPIPEATMSPQGLVVNCRGE, from the coding sequence ATGGAACTGCAGGACATCGATCTGAACCTGCTTGTCGTATTCAATGAATTATTGCGTCAACGCAAAATGTCCGCCGTGGCGCGGACGCTTGGGATCTCCCAGCCAGCTGTCAGCAATGCGCTGAATCGCCTGCGCAAATTACTGGACGATGACCTGTTTCTGCGGACGTCGAAGGGCATGATCCCCACGCAGCTTGCTGGCACGCTAGCCGGGCCTATCACCGAAGCGCTCGATGTCATCCACCACTCGCTCAACGCACGCGCCACGTTCGACCCCTTGACGAGCACGCGAGCGTTCACCGTGGCGATGACCGATATCGGCGAGATCTATCTCTTGCCAGGCCTGATGGAGAGGCTTGGCAAACTGGCGCCAGGGGTGAAAATCAGCACGGTGTGCATACACGGCGACTCACTCAAGGGCGCAATGGAAAGTGGTTGTATCGATCTGGCGATCGGATTCCTGCCAGGCCTGACGGCGGGCTTCTTCCAGCGCCGGCTATTGTCGCAGCAGTACGTGTGCATCTTTCGGAAAGGGCACCCGCTTGGCCGAAGGGATATGACGCTGGAAGCGTTCGCCATGGCGGATCGTGTGTCGATCAGCGCGGAAGGCACGGGCCACACCAGGGTGGATGCGGCAATCCAGCAGGCGGGTGTGACGCGGCGCTCGCGGCTGAGCGTGCCGCATTTCGCGGCGCTGGGTCATATCCTTCAATCGACCGATCTGATCGCGGTGGTGCCACAGGCCTATGCGGAGCGCGCGCTGGTGTTGTTCAACCTGGTTTCCGCGCCGTGTCCGGTGAAGATATCCGAGATCAGTGTCAACGTGTTCTGGCACGCTACCCGTCACCGGGAGGTGGGCAACCAGTGGCTGCGGAACGTGATATCCGACAGGTTCGCGGTTTGCCCGATTCCTGAGGCGACGATGTCGCCTCAGGGTTTGGTGGTCAACTGCCGCGGCGAGTGA
- a CDS encoding aromatic-ring-hydroxylating dioxygenase subunit beta: MTTVETWQQVLLLYADYTAALDNKQWEKWPEFFLEQCVCNAQSHEAHICGLPMATPAFESCGLLMEKACANGIGAQDLHYRQQVGIPRILEDSGSQIRTETSYAVFRTTPDDTSAIHSVGRYLDTIARTDAGLKFASRVCILERRAIPDLLAGRCMSR, translated from the coding sequence ATGACTACCGTCGAAACCTGGCAGCAAGTACTGTTGCTTTACGCCGATTACACTGCCGCGCTCGATAACAAGCAATGGGAGAAATGGCCCGAATTCTTCCTGGAACAATGTGTGTGCAATGCGCAGTCGCATGAGGCTCATATATGCGGCTTGCCGATGGCAACACCCGCTTTCGAGAGCTGTGGACTGCTCATGGAAAAGGCATGTGCGAACGGAATAGGCGCCCAGGATCTCCATTACAGGCAGCAGGTCGGCATCCCGCGCATTCTGGAGGACAGCGGTAGCCAGATCCGCACCGAGACCAGCTACGCGGTCTTCCGCACCACGCCCGACGATACGTCGGCCATCCACAGCGTCGGACGCTACCTGGACACCATTGCGCGCACCGACGCAGGCTTGAAGTTCGCGTCGCGCGTCTGCATTCTTGAAAGGAGGGCGATCCCGGATTTGCTCGCAGGCCGATGCATGAGCCGTTGA
- a CDS encoding YgaP family membrane protein — translation MQKNAGTLDRLVRVAIGVVLIALTLTDQIGVWGWIGAVPLVTGLLGYCPLYRVFGFNTCPITRRGS, via the coding sequence ATGCAAAAAAACGCTGGAACCCTTGACCGCCTGGTGCGCGTCGCCATCGGAGTCGTGCTGATTGCCTTGACCCTGACGGATCAGATCGGCGTCTGGGGATGGATCGGCGCGGTGCCGCTCGTGACCGGTCTACTCGGATACTGCCCGCTCTATCGCGTGTTCGGCTTCAACACCTGCCCCATCACTCGCCGCGGCAGTTGA
- a CDS encoding GNAT family N-acetyltransferase, with protein MEPVPTARLRLRQWREEDRVPFRAINADEEIMAFFPSTLSDAQSDALMDRIRQHHAQHGFGLWALELRETSTFIGFTGLAIPSWAPPFGPCVEIGWRLAREHWGRGYATEAARATLDFGFGALRLAEIVSFTAAINQRSEQLMQRLGMHHAASDDFDHPALPSGDRLARHVLYRLSGAQWDGSTGTGSRIPDPGK; from the coding sequence ATGGAACCTGTCCCCACCGCTCGCCTGCGCCTGCGTCAGTGGCGCGAGGAAGACCGCGTACCGTTTCGCGCCATCAATGCGGACGAAGAGATCATGGCGTTCTTTCCGTCGACGCTGTCTGATGCCCAGAGCGATGCGCTTATGGACCGTATCCGTCAGCATCACGCGCAGCATGGCTTCGGGCTGTGGGCCCTCGAGTTGCGCGAAACGTCGACCTTCATCGGATTCACCGGACTGGCGATACCGTCGTGGGCTCCCCCATTTGGGCCATGCGTGGAGATTGGCTGGCGTCTCGCGCGAGAGCATTGGGGACGCGGCTATGCCACGGAGGCGGCTCGCGCGACGCTGGATTTCGGATTCGGCGCGTTGCGGCTTGCCGAGATCGTGTCCTTCACTGCGGCGATCAATCAGCGTTCGGAACAGCTGATGCAGCGGCTTGGCATGCATCACGCGGCCAGCGACGATTTCGATCATCCGGCACTGCCTTCGGGGGATCGCCTCGCCAGGCATGTGCTCTACCGCCTGTCCGGCGCCCAATGGGATGGAAGCACTGGCACGGGCAGCAGGATTCCTGACCCGGGCAAATGA
- a CDS encoding SulP family inorganic anion transporter — MLSDGRNPGASRKARIPNSWLRWLPGVAMARDYQASWLPRDLTAGLVLTTMLVPVGIAYAEASGVPGVYGLYATIVPLLAYAVFGPSRILVLGPDSALAAPVLAVVVQMSGGDPARAIAVASMMAIVSGLFCIVMGLLRLGFITELLSKPIRYGYMNGIAFTVLVSQLPKIFAIRVEDTGPLRELVLLGQALVAGQVNWYSAAVGAGSLVLILALKRFERVPGILIAVIVATLCVIMFDLDQMGVKVLGSIPQGLPAFAVPWASGLDFVKIVAGGCAVAMIAFADTSVLSRSFAARHHHRVDPNQEMVGLGAANLAAGFFQGFPISSSASRTPVAEAAGARTQLTGVVGALAVAALLVVAPDLMRYLPNSALAAVVIAAALGLFEFADLKRIYRIQQWEFWLSMVCFVAVAVFGAIPGIGLAVVLAIIEFLWDGWRPHYAILGQVEGLRGYHDLERYPHGKRIPGLVLFRWDAPLFFANAELFQERLQEAIDESPAPVYRVVVAAEPVTSVDVTSADMLRELSRTLGEHGIALHFAEMKDPVRDKLRRFELMDVIGEDRFHPTVGSAVDDYVGRQGDWPEAWGRNE, encoded by the coding sequence ATGCTATCCGACGGCCGCAACCCAGGCGCCTCGCGTAAAGCGCGGATCCCCAATTCCTGGCTGCGATGGCTGCCGGGCGTGGCGATGGCCCGGGACTACCAGGCAAGCTGGCTGCCACGGGACCTGACGGCGGGGCTGGTCCTGACGACGATGCTCGTGCCGGTTGGCATTGCCTATGCGGAAGCGTCAGGTGTGCCAGGCGTCTACGGCCTCTACGCGACCATCGTGCCGCTGCTTGCCTATGCGGTATTCGGCCCCAGCAGGATTCTCGTGCTCGGCCCCGATTCGGCGCTGGCGGCGCCGGTGCTTGCAGTGGTCGTCCAGATGTCCGGTGGTGATCCGGCGCGCGCGATCGCGGTGGCCAGCATGATGGCGATCGTCTCGGGGCTGTTCTGCATCGTCATGGGTCTGCTGCGGCTGGGCTTTATCACCGAGCTGCTGTCCAAGCCGATCCGCTACGGCTACATGAACGGGATTGCGTTCACGGTGCTGGTCAGCCAGTTGCCGAAGATCTTCGCCATCCGTGTGGAGGACACCGGGCCGTTGCGGGAACTGGTGCTGTTGGGCCAGGCGCTGGTTGCTGGCCAGGTCAACTGGTATAGCGCCGCGGTTGGGGCAGGTAGCCTGGTGCTGATCCTCGCGCTCAAGCGTTTCGAACGCGTGCCGGGCATCCTGATAGCGGTGATCGTGGCAACGCTGTGCGTGATCATGTTCGACCTGGACCAGATGGGTGTGAAGGTGCTGGGTTCGATCCCGCAGGGTTTGCCGGCCTTCGCGGTGCCCTGGGCCAGCGGTCTCGACTTCGTCAAGATCGTGGCGGGTGGCTGCGCCGTGGCAATGATCGCCTTCGCGGATACCAGTGTGCTGTCCCGCAGCTTCGCGGCCCGGCACCATCACCGCGTGGACCCGAACCAGGAGATGGTTGGCCTTGGCGCCGCCAATCTCGCCGCGGGCTTTTTCCAGGGCTTCCCGATCAGCAGCAGCGCGTCACGCACGCCGGTGGCCGAGGCGGCCGGCGCGCGGACCCAGTTGACTGGCGTGGTGGGCGCGCTGGCTGTCGCGGCGCTGCTGGTGGTGGCGCCTGACCTGATGCGCTATCTGCCAAACAGCGCGCTCGCGGCAGTGGTGATTGCCGCCGCGCTGGGGTTGTTCGAGTTCGCGGATCTGAAGCGGATCTATCGCATCCAGCAATGGGAGTTCTGGCTCTCGATGGTCTGCTTCGTGGCGGTTGCCGTGTTCGGTGCGATTCCCGGCATCGGCCTTGCGGTGGTGCTCGCCATTATCGAATTCCTTTGGGACGGCTGGCGACCCCACTACGCGATACTCGGACAAGTCGAGGGCCTGCGCGGCTACCATGACCTGGAGCGCTATCCGCACGGCAAGCGGATTCCCGGGCTTGTGCTGTTCCGTTGGGATGCCCCGTTATTCTTTGCCAATGCCGAGCTGTTCCAGGAACGCCTGCAGGAGGCGATCGACGAGTCTCCAGCCCCCGTGTATCGCGTGGTGGTGGCCGCGGAGCCGGTGACCAGTGTGGATGTGACGTCCGCCGACATGCTGCGCGAGCTGAGTCGCACACTGGGCGAGCACGGTATCGCCCTGCATTTCGCGGAGATGAAGGACCCGGTCCGTGACAAGCTGCGGCGCTTCGAACTGATGGACGTGATCGGCGAGGACCGCTTTCACCCGACGGTGGGCAGCGCGGTGGATGACTATGTCGGCCGGCAGGGAGACTGGCCGGAAGCGTGGGGCCGGAACGAGTAG
- a CDS encoding gallate dioxygenase, whose amino-acid sequence MATIIGAIASSHTPTIGFALDAGKQQDPAWAPIFAAYAPVSEWLARKKPDVLLVVYNDHVTSFFFDHYSAFALGIGDTYHAADEGGGPRNLPPARGHVELARHVGASLVADEFDMSFFQDKPLDHGCFSPMSVMLPHEGEWPVKILPLQVGVLQFPAPSARRCYKLGQAIRRAVESYPEDLKVAIVATGGLSHQVHGERAGFNNTAWDHQFLDLFESDPESLLDITHAEYAKRGGFESAEVVMWMVMRGAMSSRVRCLHRDYYLPSMTGIAVAVYENESADAPALREARAERQREHIGHQLHGIEQLDGTYPFTLETSVRAYRINRYLHQLIDPAFRERFRADPLATYDEAALTPEERDMITRRDWRGMIHYGVIFFMLEKLGAVCGVSNLHIYAAMRGQSLEDFQKTRNAPGALYSVAGSGSASWSAKS is encoded by the coding sequence TGCGCCGGTGAGCGAGTGGCTCGCTAGGAAAAAGCCCGACGTGCTGCTCGTCGTCTACAACGATCACGTCACGTCGTTCTTCTTCGATCACTATTCGGCCTTTGCGCTGGGTATCGGCGATACCTACCATGCTGCCGATGAGGGCGGTGGCCCGCGTAACCTGCCGCCGGCGCGCGGCCACGTCGAACTGGCGCGGCACGTCGGCGCATCGCTGGTGGCCGACGAGTTCGACATGTCGTTCTTCCAGGACAAGCCACTCGATCATGGTTGCTTCTCGCCGATGTCGGTCATGCTGCCGCACGAGGGCGAGTGGCCCGTGAAGATTCTGCCGCTGCAGGTGGGCGTGCTGCAGTTCCCGGCACCGTCGGCGCGTCGTTGCTACAAGCTCGGACAGGCGATCCGCCGCGCGGTGGAGAGCTACCCGGAAGACCTCAAGGTGGCGATCGTCGCCACCGGTGGTCTGTCGCACCAGGTGCATGGCGAGCGTGCTGGCTTCAACAATACCGCGTGGGATCACCAGTTCCTCGACCTGTTCGAATCCGATCCCGAGTCGCTGCTAGACATCACCCATGCCGAGTACGCGAAGCGAGGCGGCTTCGAGAGCGCGGAAGTGGTCATGTGGATGGTGATGCGTGGCGCGATGTCGAGCCGTGTCCGCTGCCTGCATCGTGATTACTATCTGCCGTCGATGACCGGCATCGCAGTGGCGGTCTACGAGAACGAATCCGCCGACGCCCCCGCGCTGCGAGAGGCGCGTGCCGAACGCCAGCGCGAGCACATTGGTCATCAGTTGCACGGGATCGAGCAACTGGACGGGACGTACCCGTTCACGCTGGAAACCAGCGTGCGCGCATACCGGATCAACCGCTATCTGCATCAACTTATCGATCCGGCATTCCGCGAGCGATTCCGCGCCGATCCGCTGGCAACCTACGACGAGGCGGCCCTGACGCCGGAAGAGCGCGACATGATCACGCGCCGCGACTGGCGCGGCATGATCCACTACGGCGTGATTTTCTTCATGCTGGAGAAGCTCGGCGCGGTCTGCGGTGTCTCGAACCTGCATATCTACGCGGCGATGCGTGGCCAGTCCCTTGAAGACTTCCAGAAGACGCGCAATGCGCCGGGTGCGCTGTACTCGGTGGCCGGTAGCGGCAGCGCTTCATGGAGTGCGAAGTCCTGA
- a CDS encoding LysR family transcriptional regulator, with protein MRLLQELDIFVRTADNGSLSATARALDLTPAATSAALKRLEGELGVQLFVRSTRTMRLTREGEQYLAQCRPALEVLQQASRDLLTGNQAFQGVVRLSAPSDFGRNLLLPWLDAFQDRHPLVEFRLQLTDRMANIYSDPVDVAFRYGEPPDSNLVAVPVATGIHRVLCASPGYLASHDMPQTPYDLSAHRCLCYMFGDDVHDRWRFAREDGETLTVRVKPANVSNDGDAVRRWALAGKGIAYKAWFDVADDLAAGRLRALCTAWTAEASPLYMVVAGRSQLTPLLRGLRDFVAERVERLVARY; from the coding sequence ATGAGATTGCTTCAGGAACTCGATATTTTCGTGCGCACCGCCGATAACGGCAGCCTGTCCGCCACCGCGCGGGCGCTGGACCTGACGCCGGCGGCCACCAGCGCGGCGCTCAAGCGGCTGGAAGGCGAACTGGGCGTCCAGTTGTTCGTGCGCTCCACACGCACGATGCGGCTGACCCGCGAGGGCGAGCAGTACCTGGCGCAATGCCGGCCCGCGCTCGAGGTGCTGCAGCAGGCAAGCCGGGATCTGCTCACCGGCAACCAGGCGTTCCAGGGCGTGGTCAGGTTGTCGGCCCCGTCTGACTTCGGACGCAACCTGCTGCTGCCCTGGCTCGATGCGTTCCAGGACCGCCATCCCCTGGTCGAATTCCGGCTGCAGTTGACGGATCGCATGGCGAATATCTACAGCGATCCCGTCGACGTGGCCTTCCGTTATGGTGAGCCGCCGGATTCGAATCTCGTGGCGGTGCCGGTGGCAACGGGCATCCACAGGGTGCTATGCGCTTCGCCGGGCTATCTCGCCAGTCACGACATGCCGCAAACGCCATATGACCTGTCCGCGCATCGCTGTCTCTGCTACATGTTTGGCGATGACGTGCATGATCGCTGGCGCTTCGCGCGCGAAGACGGCGAGACACTGACCGTGCGCGTCAAGCCGGCCAATGTTTCGAACGATGGGGACGCCGTGCGCCGCTGGGCGCTGGCCGGCAAGGGCATCGCCTACAAGGCCTGGTTCGATGTGGCCGACGATCTCGCGGCGGGTCGCCTGCGTGCGTTGTGCACCGCGTGGACGGCCGAAGCATCGCCGCTGTACATGGTCGTGGCGGGGCGTTCGCAACTGACGCCGCTGCTGCGCGGGTTGCGCGATTTCGTGGCCGAACGGGTGGAGCGACTAGTCGCGCGGTATTGA